A stretch of Paenibacillus peoriae DNA encodes these proteins:
- a CDS encoding ABC transporter permease produces the protein MKQGNDRAKGRLGTGAMYHLMMLPGILFLLVFSYVPMVGVITAFQDYIPAKGMFGSKFVGLKHFIYMFKLPDIAQVFSNTLVIAIAKILLGTMMAIIFSILLNEIRIKFVKKSVQTIVYLPHFLSWVVLASVVVNMFSLDGIVNQILAFFGLENINFLGSNTWFQPLIIGTDVWKEFGYSSIVYLAAITSIDPGLYEAAGMDGASWWRKVWHITLPGMLPIILLMGVMSLTNILSAGFDQIYNLYNPVVYESGDILDTYVYRIGLVGRQYSFGTAVGLFKSVIGIVLLLSANHLAKKYTDRKIF, from the coding sequence ATGAAACAGGGAAATGATAGAGCAAAAGGTCGGTTGGGCACGGGTGCCATGTATCATTTGATGATGCTTCCGGGGATTTTATTTTTACTGGTATTCAGCTATGTTCCGATGGTCGGTGTCATTACGGCGTTTCAGGATTATATACCAGCCAAGGGGATGTTTGGCTCCAAATTTGTAGGGCTGAAGCATTTTATTTATATGTTTAAGCTGCCGGACATCGCACAGGTTTTTAGTAATACGTTGGTGATTGCCATTGCCAAGATTCTATTGGGAACAATGATGGCTATCATTTTTTCCATCTTGTTAAATGAGATCCGCATCAAATTCGTTAAAAAATCCGTACAGACAATTGTTTATTTGCCACACTTTTTATCCTGGGTAGTTCTAGCATCCGTGGTTGTTAACATGTTCAGTTTGGATGGAATTGTGAATCAAATTTTGGCTTTTTTCGGTCTGGAGAATATTAATTTTCTCGGCAGCAACACCTGGTTCCAGCCGCTGATTATTGGGACAGACGTGTGGAAGGAGTTCGGTTACAGTTCCATCGTCTATTTGGCTGCAATTACTTCGATTGATCCGGGTCTGTATGAAGCGGCAGGAATGGATGGAGCCAGCTGGTGGAGAAAAGTATGGCATATTACATTGCCAGGTATGCTGCCTATTATCCTGCTCATGGGAGTGATGAGTCTGACCAATATTTTGAGTGCCGGCTTCGATCAAATTTATAATCTGTATAATCCGGTTGTCTATGAGTCGGGAGATATTCTGGATACTTATGTATATCGGATTGGACTCGTTGGGCGACAGTATAGCTTCGGTACGGCTGTTGGCCTGTTCAAGTCAGTGATCGGTATTGTTTTGCTATTGTCCGCCAACCATTTGGCCAAGAAATACACCGACCGAAAAATATTCTAA
- a CDS encoding carbohydrate ABC transporter permease produces MSYSVSLKDRIGRFVINAIVIFLALICLLPLWNIVAISFSSSEAVSANAVGLVPVNFTTAAYTKIIDDAQFWRSFGISVLRVVLTLILNMILIILMAYPLSKSKREFRGRNIYMNVMIFAMLFSGGMIPSYLLIKNLDMLNTIWSLVLPGAVPIFSVILVMNFFSAVPKALEEAAFIDGANPLQVLFKVYVPVSIPALATVALFSIVGTWNDFFSGLIYMTQVSNYPLMTYIQSLNVNIAELLQSGTNSAQLSNLTEISNKNLNAAKIVVAVIPLLLIYPLLQKYFVTGIVVGSVKE; encoded by the coding sequence ATGTCATATTCTGTAAGCCTAAAAGATCGAATTGGCCGGTTTGTCATCAATGCCATCGTCATATTTCTGGCATTGATCTGCCTTCTTCCGTTATGGAATATCGTTGCGATTTCATTCAGCAGCAGCGAGGCCGTGTCAGCTAATGCTGTAGGTCTCGTACCGGTCAATTTTACAACAGCAGCGTATACGAAAATTATCGATGATGCTCAGTTCTGGCGTTCCTTTGGCATATCTGTTCTACGTGTTGTGCTCACACTTATTCTCAACATGATTCTTATTATTTTAATGGCATACCCGCTCTCCAAGTCGAAAAGGGAATTTAGGGGTAGAAACATTTATATGAATGTCATGATTTTTGCCATGCTGTTCAGCGGCGGGATGATCCCGAGTTATCTACTGATCAAAAACCTCGATATGCTTAATACAATTTGGTCGCTTGTTCTACCGGGAGCTGTCCCTATATTCAGTGTCATCCTTGTCATGAACTTCTTCTCTGCTGTACCTAAGGCGCTAGAAGAAGCAGCATTCATCGATGGGGCGAATCCGCTCCAGGTCCTGTTCAAAGTGTATGTTCCCGTGTCCATCCCTGCGCTGGCGACGGTAGCACTATTCAGTATCGTGGGAACGTGGAATGATTTCTTTAGCGGTTTGATCTATATGACCCAAGTCAGCAATTATCCGCTAATGACTTATATTCAGTCCCTTAACGTGAATATTGCCGAACTTCTTCAATCCGGCACCAACTCAGCACAACTCAGCAACCTGACTGAAATTTCAAACAAAAATCTAAATGCGGCAAAAATCGTAGTCGCTGTCATCCCGCTACTGCTCATTTATCCGCTGCTTCAAAAATATTTTGTGACTGGAATTGTTGTAGGATCGGTAAAAGAGTAA
- a CDS encoding glycoside hydrolase family 13 protein → MENKNWWKEIVVYQIYPRSFQDSNGDGIGDLKGIVSRLDYLQQLGVGAIWLSPVCKSPQDDFGYDISDYRDIDPMFGSLDDMGMLIHEAGKRDIRIIMDLVLNHTSDEHPWFQEAKKSKENPYHDYYVWRDGVEGMPPNDLGSIFGGSAWEWVPEIGQYYLHLFSVKQPDLNWENPKVRQEIYEMINWWISKGVGGFRLDVIDLIGKEPDLKITSNGPNLHKYIRELSKETFQKAGDLLTVGETWGATPEIAKLYSNPDGSEFSMVFQFEHISLDEQAGKGKWDLKPLDFLELKKVLSKWQTELKGDAWNSLFWNNHDLPRIVSRWGDDGEYRIESAKMLATLLHGMRGTPYIYQGEELGMTNVQYPIEDYRDIELLNFYKDRIEKGYPEDKVMESVFAKGRDNARTPMQWDASNNAGFTLGNPWIKVNPNYKDIHAQESLNNPESIFHYYRKLIRLRKDHEVIIYGDYELIYPKNKDLFAYTRTLKGAKLLVVCNFQKYTTHLPLQKELAETKQLLISNYPSNMFEIEMRPYEARMYLIDTLHK, encoded by the coding sequence ATGGAAAATAAAAATTGGTGGAAAGAAATCGTTGTATACCAGATATATCCACGGAGTTTTCAAGATAGTAATGGTGATGGAATCGGCGATTTGAAAGGAATTGTTTCCCGTCTAGACTATTTGCAGCAACTCGGTGTCGGTGCAATTTGGCTATCACCAGTTTGTAAATCCCCTCAGGATGATTTTGGTTATGATATTTCGGACTATCGGGATATTGATCCGATGTTCGGGTCTTTGGATGATATGGGGATGTTAATTCATGAGGCTGGGAAACGTGACATTCGAATCATAATGGATTTGGTGTTAAACCATACTTCCGATGAGCATCCATGGTTTCAAGAAGCAAAAAAAAGTAAAGAAAATCCGTACCATGACTACTATGTCTGGAGAGATGGCGTTGAAGGAATGCCACCAAACGATTTGGGTTCCATCTTTGGTGGTTCAGCATGGGAATGGGTACCCGAGATAGGACAATACTATTTACATCTTTTTTCTGTAAAACAGCCGGATCTCAACTGGGAAAACCCAAAAGTCCGACAAGAGATTTACGAAATGATCAATTGGTGGATAAGCAAGGGTGTAGGCGGTTTTCGACTTGACGTAATTGACTTAATCGGAAAAGAGCCAGATTTGAAAATTACCAGCAACGGGCCGAATCTGCATAAGTATATCAGGGAACTCAGCAAGGAGACGTTTCAAAAAGCTGGAGACCTGCTGACGGTTGGAGAAACATGGGGTGCTACGCCAGAGATCGCCAAATTGTATAGCAACCCGGACGGCAGTGAGTTCTCAATGGTATTTCAATTTGAACATATTAGTTTGGACGAACAAGCGGGGAAAGGGAAGTGGGATCTTAAGCCTCTAGATTTTCTAGAATTAAAAAAAGTGTTGTCTAAATGGCAGACAGAGCTGAAGGGGGATGCCTGGAACAGTTTGTTTTGGAATAATCACGACTTACCCCGAATCGTTTCTCGTTGGGGAGATGACGGAGAATACAGGATAGAATCGGCTAAAATGTTGGCAACCCTTCTTCATGGCATGCGAGGCACACCATACATTTATCAGGGGGAAGAATTAGGAATGACGAATGTTCAATATCCAATTGAAGACTATCGGGATATTGAGTTACTAAATTTCTACAAAGATAGAATTGAGAAAGGATACCCTGAAGACAAAGTTATGGAGTCAGTCTTTGCAAAGGGTCGTGATAACGCTCGAACACCAATGCAGTGGGACGCTTCCAACAACGCTGGTTTTACATTAGGGAATCCTTGGATTAAAGTAAACCCGAATTATAAGGACATCCATGCACAAGAAAGTTTAAATAACCCTGAATCCATATTCCATTATTATCGGAAACTAATCCGATTAAGGAAAGATCATGAAGTGATCATATATGGGGATTATGAGCTGATATATCCCAAGAATAAAGATTTGTTCGCGTACACTCGAACGCTGAAAGGAGCCAAACTACTTGTAGTATGTAATTTTCAAAAATACACAACCCATCTCCCACTTCAGAAAGAGCTGGCAGAGACTAAGCAGCTGCTAATATCCAATTATCCAAGTAACATGTTTGAAATAGAAATGCGCCCTTATGAAGCGAGAATGTACCTTATCGATACACTCCATAAATGA
- a CDS encoding GerAB/ArcD/ProY family transporter, which yields MRQNKIRVSELIICMSLFEVGSTTLFLMGAEANQDAWLVMLIGALAGLLLLKLHLVIHYQDPELDLFMLFRRYTGKYVGTLINLLFVMYFTYEASRNIRDLGEVTVMTLLRQTPLWIIILITIVVVSNTVRYGYKAFFLFCLFLFPFFVLGYAIISILIPATGLFHLENSLPVLEEGWKPIFKAAIPELISFPFGQTVLFLVFYPLVHKGRNLTKPVFFAYIMTALALTFVNQLDIFVLGPKIAANSTLPLLETVQLIELADLFERMDALFTLLLFLGLIIKMCLFFNGAVIGLEKITGVGFKKWILPLAALIYGLSFLSPNYTHHMVIGRKFVLNSWFPIFQILLPLLLFVVIVIKKRNLKS from the coding sequence ATGCGTCAAAATAAAATCCGAGTATCCGAGTTGATCATTTGTATGTCTTTATTTGAAGTTGGAAGTACAACTTTGTTTTTAATGGGGGCTGAAGCAAATCAAGATGCTTGGTTAGTCATGTTGATAGGAGCTTTAGCAGGACTACTTCTGCTAAAGCTCCATCTTGTTATTCACTATCAAGATCCTGAATTAGATTTGTTCATGTTGTTTCGCCGTTACACTGGGAAATATGTGGGTACACTCATCAATTTACTTTTTGTGATGTATTTTACATATGAAGCTTCTCGGAACATACGCGATTTAGGCGAGGTGACAGTAATGACTTTGCTCCGCCAAACCCCTTTGTGGATCATCATCTTGATCACAATCGTGGTTGTATCCAACACGGTTCGTTACGGCTACAAAGCATTTTTCTTATTTTGCTTGTTCCTTTTCCCTTTTTTTGTACTTGGATACGCCATAATTAGTATATTAATTCCGGCAACTGGTCTCTTTCACTTGGAAAATTCCCTTCCAGTTTTAGAGGAAGGATGGAAACCCATATTTAAAGCCGCTATTCCTGAGCTTATCTCCTTTCCATTCGGACAAACTGTGTTATTTCTTGTATTTTATCCGCTTGTACATAAAGGCCGGAATCTCACAAAACCCGTTTTCTTTGCCTATATAATGACCGCACTTGCTCTAACATTTGTTAATCAATTGGATATTTTTGTTCTCGGACCCAAGATCGCCGCCAATAGCACACTTCCTCTTTTGGAAACCGTTCAGTTGATTGAATTAGCAGATCTGTTCGAACGAATGGATGCCCTTTTCACCTTGCTTCTTTTTCTTGGCTTGATCATCAAAATGTGTTTATTTTTTAACGGTGCAGTGATAGGACTTGAAAAAATAACCGGAGTCGGATTTAAAAAATGGATTCTTCCCCTTGCTGCACTTATTTACGGGCTTTCTTTTCTGTCGCCTAACTATACTCATCACATGGTAATCGGTCGAAAATTTGTTCTTAATTCCTGGTTTCCTATTTTTCAAATTCTTCTCCCTTTGTTACTATTTGTGGTTATTGTCATCAAAAAAAGAAATCTAAAAAGCTGA
- a CDS encoding Ger(x)C family spore germination protein gives MVRQLRVSYVLFIAGLLLTGCVDRTELNELAITTATGIDGHKGDWINTYQIIIPSAMTTGSGGSSTGASQSAVHTFSTHGKTLRETVTKSSLEYPRKLYFAQNNILVIGKKAAEQGIEEIIDIYLRNLDSRETVKVFIANGEARDFLKKLVPPEKIPGQALEKIIERDSKLGSIYPAISMYEFISKISSDSGAAGVPEISLEGSEPEKLNSVDVFKETSAKSKLKLSGLSIFQKDKRVGFLNEKESMGVSWLNNQIKNTTVNYVDGNVTSAFLIRKAKIKATPIKNLNHYYLNVDVKATGDLLSASSQREMKNMQSTHQLQMQAAETIKSQIQEGWKALQQKNIDLIGIGNKIHHKYPKDWKKIKETWPGELANMDIKIDVKMKLARPGLFEKSFNELLK, from the coding sequence ATGGTGCGGCAATTAAGAGTTAGTTATGTTCTGTTTATTGCAGGGTTATTACTTACAGGGTGCGTAGATCGTACAGAATTGAACGAATTAGCCATCACAACAGCAACTGGAATTGATGGCCATAAGGGCGACTGGATCAATACCTATCAAATCATAATTCCATCAGCTATGACGACTGGATCAGGTGGTTCTTCCACCGGGGCATCGCAAAGCGCTGTACATACCTTTTCTACACATGGAAAAACATTGAGAGAAACCGTTACGAAGAGTAGCCTGGAATACCCGCGTAAACTATATTTTGCCCAAAATAATATACTCGTTATTGGAAAAAAAGCAGCAGAACAAGGCATTGAAGAGATTATTGATATTTACCTCCGCAACCTTGATTCACGAGAAACTGTAAAAGTATTCATTGCCAACGGAGAGGCTCGTGATTTTTTAAAAAAGCTTGTACCACCAGAGAAAATTCCTGGTCAAGCTTTAGAAAAGATTATAGAAAGAGATAGCAAATTAGGATCAATCTACCCCGCAATATCCATGTATGAATTTATTTCGAAAATTAGCTCCGATAGTGGCGCAGCCGGAGTTCCAGAAATATCTCTTGAGGGTTCAGAGCCGGAGAAACTAAACTCTGTTGATGTTTTCAAGGAAACCTCCGCCAAAAGTAAACTCAAGTTATCGGGTTTAAGCATTTTTCAGAAAGACAAGAGAGTCGGCTTCCTAAATGAAAAGGAAAGTATGGGGGTTTCATGGTTAAACAACCAGATTAAAAACACTACTGTAAACTATGTGGATGGAAATGTTACGTCCGCTTTCCTCATCCGGAAAGCCAAGATTAAGGCTACGCCAATCAAGAATTTAAATCATTATTACCTAAACGTTGACGTTAAAGCTACCGGTGATCTTCTGTCAGCCTCTTCCCAAAGAGAAATGAAAAATATGCAAAGTACACATCAATTGCAGATGCAAGCAGCAGAAACGATCAAATCGCAAATTCAGGAAGGCTGGAAAGCCTTACAGCAAAAGAATATCGACCTTATCGGTATTGGAAATAAAATTCATCACAAGTATCCAAAAGACTGGAAAAAAATAAAAGAGACGTGGCCTGGAGAGTTAGCAAACATGGATATAAAAATAGATGTAAAAATGAAGCTTGCACGTCCAGGATTATTCGAAAAATCTTTTAACGAACTGTTGAAATGA
- a CDS encoding spore germination protein yields MLLGWFRNVLRPERRRRQDSEKSNQQTTDPINPSLPQTLSLLKSKLGQGPDFIIRNFSENPAHAGHLAVCYIEGLIDQNLLSDLMEGLITEKLSESSSKLGENSTVSLLKKTIPAGNIQMIHSQNEVYQAILSGNAVIVINGNNYALAVSIAGGVRRAIQEPSTQTVVRGPKEGFTEDVSTNITLIRRKLRTPDLKFESHVIGRYTQTKVILAYIENVANPEVIREITKRLQSIDTDSILESGYIEEFIQDEPLSLFPTMLNSERPDTVAGSLLDGQVAVLVDGTPFALIAPVTFFNFFQTAEDYYQRYDISTFLRALRVVSFLVSLLLPSLFIALTTFQQEMIPTTLLITLMAQREGTPFPALIEALMMELMFEVIREAGVRMPRVIGPAVSIVGALVIGQAAVQAGLVSGAMVIVVAFTAISNFVIPYFGMASAVRLLRFALMLLAGALGLFGILIGIIPLLVHLVSLKSFGVDYFVPYSPTFKSNMKDLIIRAPWWAMKTRPSEKSGHNQTRQAAHQYPASSDEIKNNDKSDTQK; encoded by the coding sequence GTGTTGTTAGGTTGGTTTAGAAACGTTCTGAGACCTGAAAGAAGGCGTAGACAAGATAGTGAAAAGTCCAATCAGCAAACAACTGACCCCATTAATCCGTCATTGCCCCAAACTCTGTCTTTACTCAAATCGAAACTCGGACAAGGTCCTGATTTTATCATTCGTAATTTTTCCGAAAATCCTGCCCATGCCGGTCATCTCGCAGTATGTTATATCGAGGGATTAATTGATCAAAACTTACTTTCCGATTTAATGGAAGGTTTAATTACAGAAAAACTCTCTGAATCTTCCTCTAAGCTTGGTGAAAATAGCACGGTCTCTCTATTAAAGAAGACAATTCCAGCAGGAAATATTCAAATGATACATTCGCAAAATGAGGTATATCAAGCCATTCTCTCCGGGAATGCTGTCATTGTCATCAACGGAAACAACTATGCTTTGGCAGTTTCCATCGCAGGCGGAGTAAGACGGGCTATTCAGGAACCCAGTACTCAGACCGTAGTACGGGGTCCTAAAGAAGGATTTACAGAGGATGTCTCAACTAACATTACACTGATCAGAAGAAAATTGCGGACACCTGACCTTAAATTTGAAAGTCACGTTATTGGACGATATACACAAACTAAAGTCATATTAGCTTACATTGAAAATGTCGCTAATCCAGAAGTAATACGGGAAATTACAAAACGGCTTCAATCCATTGATACAGACAGCATACTTGAAAGTGGCTATATCGAAGAATTCATACAGGATGAACCACTTAGTCTCTTTCCCACCATGCTAAACTCAGAGCGTCCGGATACTGTCGCAGGTAGCCTTTTAGACGGACAAGTAGCTGTTCTGGTTGATGGGACGCCATTCGCTCTGATTGCACCTGTAACTTTCTTCAATTTCTTTCAAACGGCCGAAGACTACTACCAGAGATATGACATTTCAACTTTTTTAAGGGCTCTTCGTGTGGTATCTTTTCTAGTCTCATTGTTGCTTCCCTCTCTATTTATAGCCTTGACGACTTTCCAACAGGAAATGATCCCCACCACGCTGTTAATTACGCTGATGGCTCAACGGGAAGGAACTCCTTTTCCTGCATTAATTGAAGCATTAATGATGGAATTGATGTTTGAAGTGATTCGTGAAGCAGGTGTGCGAATGCCACGGGTCATCGGACCAGCCGTTTCCATTGTAGGAGCTCTGGTTATCGGGCAGGCAGCGGTGCAAGCCGGACTGGTCTCAGGTGCAATGGTTATCGTTGTTGCCTTCACTGCTATATCGAACTTTGTCATCCCGTATTTTGGTATGGCTTCAGCAGTCAGGTTGTTGCGTTTTGCACTTATGCTACTGGCGGGGGCTCTGGGCTTATTCGGTATTCTGATAGGAATTATCCCCCTTCTTGTTCATCTTGTATCTCTCAAATCATTCGGAGTTGATTATTTTGTGCCCTACAGCCCCACCTTTAAATCTAATATGAAGGACCTTATCATCAGAGCTCCGTGGTGGGCTATGAAAACCAGACCTAGCGAAAAATCAGGCCATAACCAGACAAGACAGGCAGCTCACCAATACCCTGCTAGTTCGGATGAAATCAAAAATAATGACAAGTCTGATACCCAAAAATAG
- a CDS encoding metal-dependent hydrolase, whose amino-acid sequence MKVSYHGHSVVKIETHGTIILIDPFITGNSNTDLEAADVQADVILLTHGHGDHVGDTVEIAKRNDALVIASAELADVLSWQGVRTHAMSIGGAYQFEFGKVKLTQAFHSSSLVNLETKTIIYTGMPTGILFTAEGRTIYHAGDTGLFYDMKVIGELSNIDLAFLPIGDNHTMGPEDAALATEWLQAKQVVPIHFNTFPHIKQDPHYFASLLKEGVGKVLESGEGLELIP is encoded by the coding sequence ATGAAAGTATCTTATCATGGACATTCCGTTGTAAAAATCGAAACCCATGGCACAATTATTCTTATTGATCCTTTTATTACAGGCAACTCCAACACCGATCTGGAAGCAGCCGACGTGCAGGCTGATGTAATCCTTCTGACCCATGGCCACGGGGATCATGTTGGAGATACTGTGGAAATTGCAAAACGAAATGACGCGCTGGTAATCGCATCGGCAGAGCTAGCGGATGTTCTCAGTTGGCAAGGTGTACGAACCCACGCCATGAGCATTGGGGGAGCTTATCAATTCGAATTTGGAAAAGTGAAATTAACCCAGGCTTTTCATAGCTCAAGCCTCGTTAATCTGGAGACTAAAACAATCATCTATACGGGAATGCCTACAGGGATTCTGTTCACAGCAGAGGGCAGAACGATTTACCACGCAGGAGACACAGGTTTGTTCTACGATATGAAGGTGATTGGAGAACTCAGCAATATCGATTTGGCATTTCTGCCGATCGGAGACAACCATACTATGGGTCCAGAAGATGCTGCGCTGGCAACTGAATGGCTTCAAGCGAAACAAGTTGTGCCGATCCATTTCAATACGTTCCCTCATATCAAACAAGACCCTCACTACTTCGCCTCGCTTCTAAAGGAAGGGGTAGGGAAAGTGTTGGAATCGGGAGAAGGGCTCGAGTTGATTCCCTGA